From a region of the Mercurialis annua linkage group LG1-X, ddMerAnnu1.2, whole genome shotgun sequence genome:
- the LOC126678305 gene encoding subtilisin inhibitor CLSI-I-like: MAEKEEIVKSSQEEETAQSTPPLLPRTCGNLLGPISTGRRTWPDLVGVTAEEAERKIKEDMAGAEVQVVPPDCFITMDFKVGRVRLFIDSSGKVAKPPIIG, translated from the exons ATGGCAGAGAAAGAAGAGATCGTTAAATCCTCTCAAGAAGAAGAAACTGCCCAATCAACACCACCCTTATTGCCAA GGACCTGTGGGAATTTACTTGGCCCTATTTCAACTGGAAGAAGGACATGGCCTGATCTAGTCGGCGTGACGGCGGAGGAAGCGGAACGAAAGATAAAGGAAGACATGGCCGGAGCTGAAGTTCAAGTAGTTCCTCCTGATTGCTTTATTACCATGGATTTCAAGGTAGGGAGAGTCAGGCTGTTCATTGATTCATCAGGAAAAGTTGCAAAACCCCCCATAATTGGCTGA